The following are encoded together in the Microbacterium hatanonis genome:
- a CDS encoding SGNH/GDSL hydrolase family protein, with protein sequence MASVRFVAIGDSFTEGVGDELPDGTVRGWADLAAQGWADAAGESISYANLAIRGKLAAPIVEEQLEPALALGPTHLSFNGGGNDMLRPRADMERIADLFSRVKDRCDEAGVQLIFLSGANPSFHLPLGRVVQRRGDLLSEAVLARVSDRPDIVRALNWPDTELSQESYWSPDRLHMNERGHHRVAARVIDALGYTPPAEWWSLPTRDGMVVPRGAAYYREHVAPWVRRRLTGRSSGDGRQAKFADWVELTPAG encoded by the coding sequence GTGGCATCTGTTCGCTTCGTCGCCATCGGCGACTCCTTCACCGAAGGCGTCGGCGACGAGCTGCCCGACGGCACCGTCCGAGGCTGGGCCGATCTGGCGGCACAGGGATGGGCGGATGCGGCGGGCGAGTCGATCTCGTACGCCAACCTCGCCATCCGCGGCAAGCTCGCCGCCCCGATCGTCGAGGAGCAGCTCGAACCGGCACTCGCCCTCGGGCCGACGCACCTGTCGTTCAACGGCGGCGGCAACGACATGCTCCGGCCGAGGGCCGATATGGAGCGCATCGCCGACCTGTTCTCGCGCGTCAAGGACCGATGCGACGAGGCCGGCGTGCAGCTCATCTTCCTGTCGGGCGCCAATCCGTCGTTCCATCTGCCTCTCGGTCGCGTGGTGCAGCGCCGTGGCGACCTGCTGTCGGAGGCGGTGCTCGCGCGCGTCTCGGACCGGCCCGACATCGTGCGAGCGCTCAACTGGCCGGACACCGAGTTGTCGCAGGAGTCGTACTGGTCGCCCGACCGTCTGCACATGAACGAGCGCGGGCACCACCGCGTGGCCGCCCGCGTCATCGATGCGCTCGGCTACACCCCGCCGGCGGAGTGGTGGTCGCTTCCCACCCGTGACGGGATGGTCGTGCCGCGCGGCGCCGCGTACTACCGCGAGCACGTGGCCCCCTGGGTGCGACGACGACTGACCGGGCGCTCGTCGGGTGACGGTCGTCAAGCCAAGTTCGCCGACTGGGTCGAACTCACCCCCGCGGGCTGA
- a CDS encoding MFS transporter, with protein MSDAPPSTAPTISEQLDDLPFTRRHLKILSGSGIGWALDAMDVGLISFIIATLAVQWSLQPGETAWIASIGFVGMAIGASVGGLLADRFGRRQVFALTLVVYGIATGASALVGGLVALLILRFFVGLGLGAELPVASTYVSEFAPARIRGRIIVFLEAFWAVGWTAAALIGFFVIPTSPDGWRWAFALGAIPAAYALIVRWGLPESPRWLARRGRSTAAAAIVADLQRSAGRLPSAPPLSDTTPAAAKDAGGRLAALWTPEFRLRTASLWVLWFCVNFSYYGAFIWIPTILVSQGYDLVRSFGFTLVITLAQLPGYAVAAWLIEVWGRRATLAVFLAGSAVSAVLFGTATGEVSVIAAGMALSFFNLGAWGALYAVSPETYPTSLRATGSGWAAGIGRIASILAPLSVPPLLAWGGAPLLFVVFAAFFAVAVVASFGVADHRGRALDDR; from the coding sequence ATGAGCGACGCGCCGCCGTCTACTGCTCCGACCATCTCGGAGCAGCTCGACGACCTTCCTTTCACCCGTCGGCACCTGAAGATCCTCAGCGGATCGGGAATCGGGTGGGCTCTCGACGCGATGGACGTCGGGCTCATCTCCTTCATCATCGCCACCCTCGCTGTGCAGTGGAGTCTGCAGCCGGGGGAGACGGCGTGGATCGCGTCGATCGGCTTCGTCGGGATGGCGATCGGGGCGAGCGTCGGCGGGCTCCTGGCCGACCGGTTCGGTCGTCGCCAGGTGTTCGCCCTGACGCTCGTCGTCTACGGCATCGCGACGGGCGCCAGCGCGCTGGTCGGCGGGCTCGTCGCCCTGCTGATCCTGCGATTCTTCGTCGGCCTCGGTCTCGGTGCGGAGCTGCCGGTCGCGTCCACCTACGTGAGCGAGTTCGCTCCCGCCCGCATCCGCGGACGCATCATCGTCTTCCTCGAGGCGTTCTGGGCCGTGGGATGGACCGCCGCCGCGCTGATCGGTTTCTTCGTCATCCCCACGTCACCCGACGGATGGCGGTGGGCCTTCGCGCTCGGTGCGATCCCCGCCGCGTACGCCCTGATCGTGCGGTGGGGTCTCCCCGAGTCGCCGCGGTGGCTGGCCCGCCGCGGGCGGTCGACCGCAGCGGCTGCCATCGTGGCCGATCTGCAGCGATCGGCCGGCCGTCTGCCGTCGGCGCCGCCCCTGTCCGACACGACTCCTGCGGCGGCGAAAGACGCCGGCGGGCGTCTCGCAGCGCTGTGGACTCCGGAGTTCCGACTGCGCACCGCGAGCCTCTGGGTGCTCTGGTTCTGCGTCAACTTCTCGTACTACGGCGCGTTCATCTGGATCCCCACCATTCTGGTCTCGCAGGGGTACGACCTCGTGCGCTCGTTCGGGTTCACCCTCGTCATCACGCTCGCCCAGCTGCCCGGCTATGCGGTGGCCGCCTGGCTGATCGAGGTCTGGGGGCGCCGCGCGACGCTCGCCGTGTTCCTCGCCGGCTCCGCGGTCTCGGCCGTGCTGTTCGGAACGGCGACCGGGGAGGTCTCAGTGATCGCCGCGGGCATGGCTCTGTCGTTCTTCAACCTGGGTGCCTGGGGAGCGCTGTACGCCGTGTCGCCCGAGACGTATCCCACGTCGCTTCGCGCCACGGGATCGGGATGGGCCGCCGGCATCGGACGCATCGCGTCGATCCTCGCGCCCCTGTCGGTGCCGCCGCTTCTCGCGTGGGGCGGCGCCCCGCTCCTCTTCGTCGTGTTCGCGGCGTTCTTCGCGGTGGCGGTGGTGGCATCGTTCGGGGTCGCCGACCACCGGGGCCGCGCACTCGACGACCGCTGA
- a CDS encoding LLM class flavin-dependent oxidoreductase, producing MDTVELGLDTFGDISRGDDGILLSDAQTIRNVVDQAVLADQVGLSFFGVGEHHRKDFAVTSPEIVLAAAAARTNAIHLGTAVTVLSSDDPVRVYERFATLDAVSNGRAEVILGRGSFIESFPLFGFDLRDYEVLFEEKLDLFSQLLLEKPLTWSGTTRAPLDAADVYPKTENGLTAWVGVGGSPESVVRAARYGFGLVLAIIGGPSHRFAPFADLYRRSLESFERPTLPISVHSPGHIAETDQQAWDEAYEGVAELNNVIGAERGWPTYNRLRFQHDVGPEGALYVGSPETVARKIADTVRTIGASRFQMKFASGSLAHSKLVSSIELYGTRVLPLVHDMLASD from the coding sequence GTGGACACAGTGGAACTCGGGCTCGACACCTTCGGTGACATCTCTCGGGGTGACGACGGCATTCTTCTGAGCGACGCTCAGACGATTCGGAACGTCGTCGACCAGGCGGTGCTCGCCGACCAGGTGGGGCTGTCGTTCTTCGGCGTGGGGGAGCATCACCGCAAGGACTTCGCGGTGACGAGCCCCGAGATCGTTCTCGCCGCAGCCGCCGCCCGCACGAACGCGATCCACCTCGGTACCGCGGTGACGGTCCTCTCATCAGACGACCCCGTGCGCGTCTACGAGCGGTTCGCGACGCTCGATGCCGTCTCGAACGGGCGCGCCGAGGTCATCCTCGGACGCGGCTCGTTCATCGAGTCGTTCCCCCTTTTCGGCTTCGACCTGCGCGACTACGAGGTGCTCTTCGAGGAGAAGCTCGACCTCTTCTCCCAGCTCCTGCTCGAGAAGCCGTTGACGTGGTCGGGCACGACGCGCGCACCGCTCGACGCGGCCGATGTCTACCCGAAGACGGAGAACGGGCTCACCGCCTGGGTCGGCGTCGGCGGCTCGCCCGAGTCGGTCGTGCGCGCTGCGCGCTACGGATTCGGATTGGTGCTGGCCATCATCGGTGGCCCGTCTCACCGTTTCGCGCCCTTCGCCGACCTCTACCGGCGATCGCTCGAGTCGTTCGAGCGGCCGACACTGCCGATCTCGGTGCATTCGCCGGGCCACATCGCCGAGACCGATCAGCAGGCCTGGGACGAGGCCTACGAGGGGGTCGCCGAGCTGAACAACGTCATCGGCGCGGAACGGGGATGGCCGACGTACAACCGTCTCCGCTTCCAGCACGATGTCGGCCCCGAAGGAGCCCTGTACGTCGGATCGCCCGAGACGGTGGCACGGAAGATCGCAGACACCGTTCGCACGATCGGCGCGTCGCGCTTCCAGATGAAGTTCGCCAGCGGGTCGCTCGCGCACTCCAAGCTCGTGTCGAGCATCGAGCTCTACGGCACCCGGGTGCTCCCGCTCGTGCACGACATGCTGGCCTCCGACTGA